The following coding sequences are from one Nicotiana tomentosiformis chromosome 3, ASM39032v3, whole genome shotgun sequence window:
- the LOC104087659 gene encoding glucan endo-1,3-beta-glucosidase: protein MNNKVSKNFTPRPHVFKMLPSFKTPLLSLFILSLLLSPSAAVPTTTVGFTYSPAPNSPPPEHVVTALQSLKIPAVRLLNPSPTLVRAFSYSNISLLLTVPNYLVGSFASNRSAATLWVYNNVLPFHPRARISLISVGSDVITSPTSGGSDPSAAVVPAMQNLHRALNDLGIRTVSVSTTFSFINVITTAFPPSSAEFQEPVSSLIIRPVLQFLEETNSSLLVNVYPYNVYRLHGEIPVGFALFQEGPFNFRDDVVTAVRYHNLFDMMIDAVIAAMAVSGYENVPLIVTETGWPSDGSNYEHVNNGVRDAEESQLYAEMYLQGLVSHLKSGLGTPLRKEGVSEAYIYQLFDESETKQQSNLSSAQGEITGQYWGVMYTNMSMKYNINFDSADRNSRKLGVLVPSIHLLWLLSMLVLASSLS from the coding sequence ATGAATAATAAAGTAAGCAAAAATTTCACTCCAAGACCTCACGTTTTCAAAATGCTTCCCTCCTTCAAAACTCCCCTTCTCTCTCTCTTCATCCTCTCTCTCTTACTCTCCCCTTCCGCCGCCGTACCAACCACCACTGTCGGCTTCACCTACTCCCCTGCTCCCAACTCTCCACCGCCGGAGCACGTCGTCACCGCCCTTCAGTCACTCAAAATCCCAGCCGTACGCCTCCTTAATCCCAGCCCTACGTTAGTCCGAGCATTTTCCTACTCCAACATCTCTCTTCTCCTCACCGTCCCCAACTACCTCGTTGGCTCCTTCGCTTCCAATCGCTCCGCCGCTACTCTCTGGGTTTACAACAATGTGCTTCCGTTTCATCCTCGTGCTCGTATTTCGCTCATCTCCGTCGGTTCCGACGTCATCACTTCCCCTACTTCCGGCGGTTCTGACCCTTCCGCTGCCGTAGTCCCCGCCATGCAAAACTTGCACCGCGCACTGAACGACCTCGGAATTCGCACCGTCTCAGTTTCCACTACTTTCTCCTTCATCAACGTGATTACGACGGCGTTTCCTCCTTCCTCCGCCGAGTTCCAGGAGCCGGTCAGCTCGCTAATCATCAGGCCTGTGCTTCAGTTTTTGGAGGAAACTAACTCGTCTCTCCTGGTGAATGTGTATCCGTACAATGTTTATAGGCTCCACGGAGAGATTCCAGTCGGTTTCGCTCTGTTTCAGGAAGGCCCGTTCAACTTTCGTGATGACGTTGTTACGGCCGTTCGTTATCATAACCTGTTTGATATGATGATTGATGCCGTGATTGCTGCCATGGCGGTTAGCGGTTACGAGAATGTTCCGTTAATTGTGACGGAAACAGGGTGGCCAAGCGATGGAAGCAACTATGAGCATGTGAATAATGGTGTAAGGGATGCAGAGGAGAGCCAGCTGTACGCGGAGATGTATTTACAGGGGCTGGTTTCGCATTTGAAATCTGGACTTGGAACTCCGCTGAGGAAGGAAGGAGTTTCTGAGGCTTACATTTACCAGTTGTTTGATGAAAGTGAAACGAAGCAGCAGAGCAATTTGAGTAGTGCTCAAGGTGAAATTACAGGGCAGTACTGGGGAGTGATGTACACCAACATGAGCATGAAGTACAACATCAATTTTGACAGTGCTGATCGGAATTCGAGAAAGCTTGGTGTACTTGTTCCCTCAATTCATCTTCTGTGGCTTCTTTCTATGCTTGTTCTAGCTTCATCGCTCTCATGA
- the LOC104087616 gene encoding uncharacterized protein At2g39920 → MSAYGHMMEREFSAQSLSTRGGSEVGSHYTLETGLYITSFAATVLIAGLVTVGVSLMTLLITLAVMLRSCQTQSAGVVETWKSTDDYNYCKTFVLHAELNLLPSASFPAICKSLAVGYIKDGHYLKDLNITVGLAEQYFSNLKPLPDGCDVVLMDIDDLLPEDSFYPYQVLHRFKEHVCSDCIEDVKYLKHLFFRQLYLILKDGGWKLIFLSRKTERLHNTTAQYLISAGFGGWSSLIMRTDNELQMDLPEYFSVGRTILQKEGFRIVAVISSQMDALTGSSLGRRVFKLPNPNFYFQTGHYTEIRDVLK, encoded by the exons ATGTCTGCGTACGGGCATATGATGGAGAGGGAATTTTCTGCTCAAAGTCTTTCAACCAGAGGAGGTTCAG AAGTAGGAAGCCATTATACTCTGGAGACGGGGCTTTACATTACTTCTTTTGCTGCCACAGTCCTCATTGCTGGACTTGTGACAGTTGGCGTTTCGCTAATGACCCTATTGATTACATTGGCTGTAATGTTGCGGTCTTGTCAAACTCAGAGTGCTGGTGTTGTTGAGACCTGGAAATCCACCGATGATTATAACTATTGCAAAACTTTTGTTCTGCATGCGGAACTAAATCTTTTGCCTTCAGCTTCTTTCCCAGCAATTTGCAAAAGCCTTGCTGTTGGTTACATTAAAGACGGTCACTACCTGAAAGACTTAAATATTACAGTTGGATTGGCAGAGCAATACTTCAGTAATCTCAAACCACTTCCTGATGGCTGTGACGTTGTGTTGATGGACATTGATGACCTCTTGCCAGAAGATTCTTTCTATCCCTACCAAGTGCTACATCG ATTCAAGGAGCATGTTTGTAGTGATTGCATTGAAGATGTGAAATACCTGAAGCACCTATTTTTTCGACAACTGTACCTGATACTTAAAGATGGTGGGTGGAAACTGATTTTCTTGTCTAGGAAGACTGAGAGACTACATAATACCACAGCACAATACCTTATTTCTGCTGGATTTGGTGGATGGTCATCGTTAATCATGAG AACTGATAATGAACTGCAAATGGACCTACCTGAATATTTTTCAGTTGGAAGAACTATACTGCAAAAGGAAGGATTTCGGATCGTTGCTGTGATTAGTAGCCAGATGGATGCTTTAACTGGCTCATCTTTAGGAAGACGTGTTTTCAAGCTTCCAAACCCGAATTTTTATTTTCAAACGGGGCATTATACTGAAATCAGAGATGTACTCAAGTAA